The genomic region TCTCGTTGCATTTTTCCCAAAAAGCAGGGCGATATAACTTACTGTCGAAAATGTacatttatcatttaaattttaactgTTGTATTAACAACTTTTTGTCCTTATGCCCTGTATAATTCGCATTAAAAGGGGCATAATGGGAAGGCAAGGGTAcacgtatgcatatatgttcTGTCGTTAAGGCAAAGTGAAGAACGCGATAATATTCAATGTAAGGTGTATGTGAAGCCTCAAGTGATATTAACACCACATAGTTGCTTTACCATCGAAATTATAAAGTACGAAAAGagagaataataataaaggtgtacgtaaaaatatgtctttttaaattatgtattctTGCCTAATAAACAGACTACTCACTCGGTCAGCTTATtttaaacgaaaaaaaaaaatatatatatatttgagattataaaaaaaaatatatacgcatTTGCTTAATTGCTCATCCTTGCACACAcagtatataaatgtatacgtTGTAACGAATCGTGCAACAAGAGAGATAAAGGAGTACACAGATAgggtatatattatatgtgtacataatCGTAATGACGAAATATTATagctaaataaatatatatatatatatataaatgtaactTGCTGAAATTTGTAGAAATAGAGAAAACCCCTGTACTTGAGctcacataaaaaaaaaatttttttccatcCATGATGTTATACTTTTACAAATACACCGGAATTATGCACTTacacaaatttttaaaaaatcgcCATTTAGGTTGTAtgcctttttttccttaatgcaaaaaaaaaaaaaaaaaaaaatagagaacTTTTAAAAGTGCTTAATTtacgttttcttttttatgaactGGTCATTTAACCTgaccttaaaaaaaaaaaaaaaaattaggatTGTTGATTCAAGtagattaaaaaataacaaaacaaaaaagaatattgaCATGTGTTgataagaattaaaaaaaattaaaaaagtctCTTTGTATGTTTTTGGTAATAGCTAAATTAAATACGtgtattttatctttatatttatatgttatatattatgttccTACATGTATCccacgtacatatacatatgtacataattatGTACGTTTTGTTATATGTAGTATCTAAAATTATGAAtggttaatattttttaaaaaacgaTTGTACGCCATATAATTGTATGTACTTTTtgttagttttttttatgtaggcagtttgacaaaaaaaaaaaaacacatttTTTCGTTATCTAATTTTGTACATAcgatgatattaaaaaaaatcaaaaaaaaatacataaataataaaaaaaaagtaaaaaacagtaaaaaatatgtaaaaaaccATAGTATGAACCTCAGTGAAAACCATAATAAAGATAATAGccaaaataatattgtaaaaatgagATTCTACAATTCCATAAACATGTACAGTTTATGCATGAATTTATGTACAAATTTATGTACAAATTTATGCACAAATTTATGTACTAATTTATGTACTAGTTTATGTACTAATTTATGTACTAATTTATGtactaattaaatttataaaaaaaaaaaacgactCTTCAATATATCGTTATTGTTTTCATAGCAAATTTGTTACTAccctttaaatatatatatacatattgtgAATTTCCAAAAaaggatttttttttattttttattatcgtTGACATGTTAACTTGGCGCTCCCTGTGAACATAGCCTtccattttatattagttaGTACGTTGTTAGAACAGGCATAATCGAATTGCGTAAATACATagttatatatgcatgtaggTATAAATCCATGTATagatgtatgcatgtatgtatgtatgtatgtttatatgttcgtatgtttatatgttcgtatgtttatatgttcgtatgtttatatgttcgtatgtttatatgttcgtatgtttatatgttcgtatgtttataaatatatatttatataagtatatttgtatatatgtatatataggtaGATACACATGCATGTATTTGTACACATAACTATCTCACGTGGTgtaagaacaaaataataaaaaaaaataaaataaaaaaaaaaatattatggagatagcaaatattttcaaaaaactgttaaaacaaaatatagcaTACACAGAAAATAACTCCGTTTTtgatgtttttaaaaaacaaaatgaaggATCACAAAATGTAAGTGAAAAAAAGCTGGAGGGAGAAAAGCTACTTGAAGAAAAAACTGATACAAACAAACCAACAGAAgaagataaattaaaagagcAACACCTTTTacaatatacaaataattttgatGCTCCTAAtgcattattatttgaaaatctaaataaagaatataaatttattactaCACAAGATAATTTTGATGGATTTCGTTTTGAAGTGGATAAAAAtgtgaataaatatttacagtCAACACATACCTTATTTCTAGGTACAACCCTCAGAGATGTTGGTTACTTATATCAGTTTGGAGCTAATTTTACGGATAGTGATAATAGTTTATTGATGATTAGTAGAGTAAATATTGATGGTAGTGTAAATGGTAGGTTTTGTAAAAAGATTAATAACGCAATAGAttgtaaattaaattttaatacatatgcAAAAAGTGATACAAGAAATATGTATGAAATGTCAGTAGAAGTAAATAAACCATTACATACGTATAATTTTAAGAGTATATGGCAAGGGGCATGGATATTTAATGCAACATATACTCAATTACTAACCAAAAAATTTCAAGCAGGTGTtgatttaacatatattgcATCAAATTGTGCATCCATCGGTTCCTTTGGGTTACGTTATAATcacaaaaataatgttttaacAATGCAAGTAGTTAGACAACCAAATTTTAAATCACCAGAATTTATGCTAAATCAAactcatttatataaaatacaatatgCTAAGAAAATATCAGATCGTTTATCTGTGGGAACAGAGCTTGAATTAACTCCTCAGACGAAAGAGTCCGCCATGAGACTTGGTTGGGATTATTCTTTTAGACATGCAAAAGTTCAAGGCTTAATTGATACTAGCGGAAAAATTTCTGTTTTTACGCAAGATTACTCAGGTTTTGGTGTTAGTGGTTACATAGATTATTTAAacaatgaatataaatttggATTTATGATGCACATCTCACCTTCGCAGGAGCAGCCACAGCAGGCCCCGTCATAGTAAGTGTGCTTGGTGGAAAAATGTATGAGCGGAAAGATGTATGTGCAAAAGAATGTAGGAGCAGAAAAGTGTTAGAAGAAAAATGTGAAAGCTAAAAAATGTACGTGCGAACAAAAAtgtattagaaaaaaaattgtaaataaaataaaaaagctagaaaaaaaaaaaaaattatgagcAGGTCATgctgaaataaatttttacaatttcaaaaaaaaaaatatccataaaaatatacataaaacttttattattttatttgaatatgtATAGGGGTAAGAATACATGTAAGAAGTGTGTGTTACCCtgacattttatatttaatgtattGATACAAATaacgtatatttttaattttttaaatatacgcatgtgtatatatgtgcgtgTGTTTGTTTGTGTATTTGCATTCGCACGTGTGTGTCTACTTGCACACGTTCTTTTGCTTGGGGAAATGTgttccttttaatttttaattaattatgagcttttaataatttttttttttaattcaattatttataaatagcTATTTTGACaaatatgaaagaaaataaaaaaaaaaaaaacaacaaaaaaaaagtaaaaatactTGTTAATTTTATGACCATGTCAGGTTATACTTAACCACTGCTTGATAAGTATCATAAATGCAGAAGAAATTTGGTAAAATAAACACtctataaatttacataGCAAAAGGAATGTAACCCCGCTTAAAAGTAATCACACAtgttgtttatttttatgtaaaaaagtGCATAAAGGTATAACTTTCCAAATGCagaaatattcttaaaaatgtattatttattttgaagaattgattttctaaaaaaaaaaaaatagtatttcaTAAAATGTACCACAGATTTTTAAAAggattaaaattattaataaataggACCAATATGACAAATATAACCAACGTTATAACTGCTTGTGGCTCTTGGCAAAGAGTAGCATTTTCAGTTGAAATGATGATAGTGAGGATACCCGCTGAATATACAACACGGGCAAAGGTAAAGAGACATGTTCACACTTTgataaaacgaaaaaaagtataatgaTTGAACATGTGTACAGAGGGAAAATTAGtgaggaaaaattaaaaaaaaaaaagtaaaaaaagtaaacataCCAAAAAtagttgaaaaaaaagattattcaTTTAACAAATCGCGCACCTAATATCAGTAAAGGGTTAATTCATAAGGGATGAAGCTACTCAATGATGGCAACTTTCAATTGTGTTGTGTGTGGGTTCTCTTACCATGAACTATTATTCCTTAATACAATAAAAGAATAAGcgtaaaataaagcaaataaggcaaaaaaaaaaacaaggaacgcaaaataaaataagacatattacacaaaatatggtatacaaaataaaacgtaACGGGGAGCGACAATAAAAAGGGGCATTTAGtcaaaaattgaaaattccCCTGgtgatacatatatatatatatatatgtatacacttCAAACTAATTTTCCATCTTGATCCTATCAGCATCAAATTGATctgattttaattttgtcaTAACTTTATTCCATATATCCATAATGTCcctataaaaattatcatcAATTAAATTATGATTAATCCCACTGGCATCATGTGAATTGTCTTCACCTACCTTGTTTatagaaattattatatgtattattacgGATAGTGTTAAATTATGAAACTTACTAGAATAATCATAATTCGCTAAAACataatcataaaatattttcttaataatatcatataattctttgtcatttaataataacacaatatttcttatggacttcaaaatttttaagcatctcattaaaaaaatatttttttttttttggctattatttgtatttttatagcATTGCaaaaatgtgcatatatagCAGTTGAGTTTCTCTTTTAATATCTGAATTAGTAATACTCTCCCCTCTTGATGctcatcatcattattatcagTATTACTACCATTACTATCATCtttattaccattattatCAGTATTACTACCATTACTATCATCtttattaccattattatCAGTATTACTACCATTACTATCATCtttattaccattattatCAGTATTACTACCATTACTATCATCtttattaccattattatCAGTATTACTACCATTACTATCAGCATTACTACCATTATTACCACtattatataacacataATCTCTGATTATGACATATAAATTGTAGCTCTGTTTAAGCGATAACGGGCTCCAGACGCCTATCAATTCAAAAACACGCTTGTTAAGAATATAGTAATATAGCTTTTGTAGAATTTGTTTTTCGCTACAAGTGTCATATATAATCCTTAACTCATCCATAAATTTGTACCACTCAAAAGATTTTATGCATGGGTTATGATGAAAGGAATTTCTTTCaagtttgtatttttttttcctgaagtcgtcatttttaaaaagggaGGGACGTCTATTCTCACTCTCGCTTCTTCCATTTGAGCTTCTTTCGCTGCCATCGTTTTTTCCATTTGAGCTTCTTTCGACACCTTCATCTTCTTTCACATGCACGCTTTCTTCATTCTCAAGGTTCGAACTACTcatggaaaaattattttccgATCTTGATGAGGAGGAGCCGTAATCCTTGTCACTTTCACTTCTTGCATGCGTATTAGTACCGTAATTTTGGGTAGGGGTTCCGGacgaatataataaatacagtTGCTGTTGTTgctgttgttgttgttgctgttgttgttgttgctgttgttgttgttgctGCTGTTGTTGTTgctgttgttgttgttgctGCTGTTGCTGCTGCTGCTGCTGTTGCTGCTGTTGCTGTTGTTGCTGCTGTTGCTGCTGCTGCTGCTCCTGTTCCTGCTTCCTATAACCTGTGTGCATGTTTGTTAACCTCCCGTCCAGCTTATGCACATGCTCAttcatgaaaaaattttgatcAAAGGATTTATTTGTCATtctattttcataaaaatgcagaatgtcaatttttttttttttttttaaagagaaTTGAAAAAGAGGATCccaatataataattcacatcttacaaaaaaaaaaagtatgtcATCAAAACAAGCAgcacaattattatttttataaaattcataattatacAACTTTagtaaatagaaatattttataacatttttaaaatttaaaaaataaatgttaacattttcaaatatttttttaattgctaccaaaaatttattttttatgtctttcatttttactgtttgaaaatatttctctttttctaatttttcctttttctcttCAATTTTTGCGTGTTCACTAGCATTTCCCGCTTCTCTTTTTAGTTGCACAGTAATGTTGTgtacctttttttctttttttacccCCTTCCTCTTATCCGATTTACCCATTCCTCTGGAACTATTCAATGATGAGGCTGGAGAAGTAGCCATATCGAGTGATGTAAGACTGGAGGAAGATTCAATCCCAGTAGACGAATCAGTTGAATAGTTACTTGAAAATCCATCAAACATGTATTGTAAAAATGAGTTGTTAAAATGCTGATGATCAGTTACCTCATTGACAATATGTTCATTAACTAACATGACTTCATTAACacattcataattattaataattttattacgCATTAACAACTTTAACTGATCACGtttacttttttcctttttatttatataatatttggagttaaaaatataatcctTTATAAATGTAAGCTTGAACTTTTCATAATACTCTTTATACAAATACAATTTGAgattatgatatattaaatgaaaagtgCTTTCCAAATTATGCAATGATATTAATGCATCTTcgacatatttatatttatcaaaaataagATTTGTTAAATTGAtaacaaaatagaaaaaaatagtgcACGTaattatttctcttttttttcttctacaaATAGTTGTTAGTTGGTTATGCTCATTTTGCATTGTActctctaatttttttactcgACTGGACTCTTTCATTTTAGTTTTATACTcactaaataatttttctatataattatgcatttttataatctGCAGGTTGCATACTGCTTTGTTATCAAaagcatttttaattttttcaaataattttttattttcattaatgtAAAGGTAATTACTTGTAAGATCTTCCTCAAATGAAGGAATGGCTGATACATTTAGGTCCTTCTCGATAacacttttttttccattattcGGTTTACAAGAATCGTCTTCCTTACTTACATAATTTACAATACCGTCTTTATTTATGTTCGTTTTCGTACAAGTAGCAAACTCCCCCTTTGCTACATCGAACGAGGAATCATACTTTATGTTAGTATCTTCATTCACATAAGGGTCTATCACATATTCAATATTGTCCTTCTTGTACCTCTTTATCTCAGAAACAAGTTTCCTCCCAACAATTTTGTTAATCTTATCGTCTTCATGCTGATCATAACGACcttctaattttatatcaCTATATATGGCATTATCtatttcttcctcttctccTCCGTTTGACCTTAAATAATCGTAGAATAAAGTATTTATGTCTGCATCGTTATTCCCctgttcatataaattttctatatctttatttctacattttttcaataacaacctttttttcatttcattcaCAGTTTCGTAATTGTAAATGTCGTCAATGTCAAAATCGTCCTCCATCGTACACTTCGTTTGCTCATTTgtgtaaattttaattttttcttttttttcaataccGCAAAGAGGAGAGAGTCCACCATAGCTATCATCATAGTTGTAATCGTCGTGGTGGTAATCACCATTGTTGTTTTCTTCGTTAATGCCATAGTTGTCCTCTCCATCAAAGGGATAATAATTACTTTCGTTaatttccttctttttccttagtattttcttttttaattttatttcttcaattaattttctttcttcCTCGTTTTCCGTATCATCACCTTCGTCTTCCATGTTTATGGCGATGATTTCATCGTCAACATTTAGGGATGCATTCATCGATAGGTTCTCATAGCCAGCATCCATCACTACATTCTCACTGCTCGCACTTATGGCAGCACTTTCGAAATTTAATTTCTCTTGAGGGGGGATCACCTTTCCGTCGTTCCCTTTATGGTCTATACGATGAGGATCCTTCACATCAGTCAAGTGCACAGCCTGTTCACTCAAAATATTGTTAACCCTTTTCAAGTTAAACGTGCACTGACCATAACTGCTTCCATCTGAAGAACCAATATCAGTTCTAGATACATATCCGTCCTgttgtacatatacatgatgttttatattgtatGAGTTAACATCATTTTCTTTGTTGATTTTTCTATATGTCTTTTTGTTATAAAAGTGCCTTTGCTTAACAGATTGTTCgaactttaatttttttttttcttcttcatcatcTACATCATCTACATCTTCTTCATCATCTTCATCATCTACATCTTCTTCATCATCTACATCTTCTTTATCATCTACATCTTCTTTATCATCTACATCTTCTTTATCATCTACATCTTCTTTATCATCTACATCTTCTTTATCATCTACATCTTCTTCATCCTCTTCGTAGATGACTGGATGACCATTTGAAACATCTTCTTcattagaataatttttatttttccaattttGATCCGCGTTTCTCTCCAGGTTAATACTTGTAACAACGTCTATTGTATCTCTAATCAAATCTTTCGAAACGTCTACTTgtttaatatctttttttttgtttttcttcttcttaaTAGTTATGTAACTGTCCGTGTCTTCATCACTGTATATGTGAAAACTTGTGTTCATCTTATTTACTCTATTTGTTTCTtcctccttttttctttctctataatttatctttttttttttttttgttttctcttTCTCATTTACCTCTTTTTCCATAGGATTGCCATGTTCACATAGTGTATGTTTATCTTCGCGATTCATTCCCATGTGTTCTTCCTCAGGATGCTGCTTATGGCGCTGCTCATGATAGGACTCACTCCTGTTCACATATGTAGCACCTCGCTTATCATCaagtttattattattttttcccacTTCAGCGCATATCAGCTCCAGTCCTTCCTCCCTTAGAGGTTCACGTAGAGACTTACTTGAACTTATATTATCTCTATCGTTCTGACCTTGtgcatgtatatttgtaGTAAATCTTTGTTCTTCCTTCGTTAACTGTCCATCTGCATTTTCCTCATTATAATTACAATTCAAATCGTCGTCTAAATTCTTCTTggtatttttctttcctatttttctctttgtaAACATAATGTAAGGAAAAATACCGGCTTAGTttctatttttgtttttgttttttaatttataatttttttctttcttctaCTTCTACTTCTGCTTCCTCTTTCTTccccttttttccttttttcttttttccttttttttcttttttcttttttcttttttccttttttctttttctccttttttttcttttttccttttttctttttctcctttttttccttttttttttttttcctttttttttttttttttttttttttttttaatgatatataaaatatacaaaatggaaaaagatatattataacgAATCGTACATTTGAGTAAATGTTACTTGTTATTCCCCTCGtacata from Plasmodium malariae genome assembly, chromosome: 11 harbors:
- the PmUG01_11046300 gene encoding conserved Plasmodium protein, unknown function, producing MFTKRKIGKKNTKKNLDDDLNCNYNEENADGQLTKEEQRFTTNIHAQGQNDRDNISSSKSLREPLREEGLELICAEVGKNNNKLDDKRGATYVNRSESYHEQRHKQHPEEEHMGMNREDKHTLCEHGNPMEKEVNEKEKTKKKKKINYRERKKEEETNRVNKMNTSFHIYSDEDTDSYITIKKKKNKKKDIKQVDVSKDLIRDTIDVVTSINLERNADQNWKNKNYSNEEDVSNGHPVIYEEDEEDVDDKEDVDDKEDVDDKEDVDDKEDVDDKEDVDDEEDVDDEDDEEDVDDVDDEEEKKKLKFEQSVKQRHFYNKKTYRKINKENDVNSYNIKHHVYVQQDGYVSRTDIGSSDGSSYGQCTFNLKRVNNILSEQAVHLTDVKDPHRIDHKGNDGKVIPPQEKLNFESAAISASSENVVMDAGYENLSMNASLNVDDEIIAINMEDEGDDTENEEERKLIEEIKLKKKILRKKKEINESNYYPFDGEDNYGINEENNNGDYHHDDYNYDDSYGGLSPLCGIEKKEKIKIYTNEQTKCTMEDDFDIDDIYNYETVNEMKKRLLLKKCRNKDIENLYEQGNNDADINTLFYDYLRSNGGEEEEIDNAIYSDIKLEGRYDQHEDDKINKIVGRKLVSEIKRYKKDNIEYVIDPYVNEDTNIKYDSSFDVAKGEFATCTKTNINKDGIVNYVSKEDDSCKPNNGKKSVIEKDLNVSAIPSFEEDLTSNYLYINENKKLFEKIKNAFDNKAVCNLQIIKMHNYIEKLFSEYKTKMKESSRVKKLESTMQNEHNQLTTICRRKKREIITCTIFFYFVINLTNLIFDKYKYVEDALISLHNLESTFHLIYHNLKLYLYKEYYEKFKLTFIKDYIFNSKYYINKKEKSKRDQLKLLMRNKIINNYECVNEVMLVNEHIVNEVTDHQHFNNSFLQYMFDGFSSNYSTDSSTGIESSSSLTSLDMATSPASSLNSSRGMGKSDKRKGVKKEKKVHNITVQLKREAGNASEHAKIEEKKEKLEKEKYFQTVKMKDIKNKFLVAIKKIFENVNIYFLNFKNVIKYFYLLKLYNYEFYKNNNCAACFDDILFFFVRCELLYWDPLFQFSLKKKKKIDILHFYENRMTNKSFDQNFFMNEHVHKLDGRLTNMHTGYRKQEQEQQQQQQQQQQQQQQQQQQQQQQQQQQQQQQQQQQQQQQQQQQQQQQQQQQQLYLLYSSGTPTQNYGTNTHARSESDKDYGSSSSRSENNFSMSSSNLENEESVHVKEDEGVERSSNGKNDGSERSSNGRSESENRRPSLFKNDDFRKKKYKLERNSFHHNPCIKSFEWYKFMDELRIIYDTCSEKQILQKLYYYILNKRVFELIGVWSPLSLKQSYNLYVIIRDYVLYNSGNNGSNADSNGSNTDNNGNKDDSNGSNTDNNGNKDDSNGSNTDNNGNKDDSNGSNTDNNGNKDDSNGSNTDNNDDEHQEGRVLLIQILKEKLNCYICTFLQCYKNTNNSQKKKNIFLMRCLKILKSIRNIVLLLNDKELYDIIKKIFYDYVLANYDYSSKFHNLTLSVIIHIIISINKVGEDNSHDASGINHNLIDDNFYRDIMDIWNKVMTKLKSDQFDADRIKMEN
- the TOM40 gene encoding mitochondrial import receptor subunit TOM40, putative, which produces MEIANIFKKLLKQNIAYTENNSVFDVFKKQNEGSQNVSEKKLEGEKLLEEKTDTNKPTEEDKLKEQHLLQYTNNFDAPNALLFENLNKEYKFITTQDNFDGFRFEVDKNVNKYLQSTHTLFLGTTLRDVGYLYQFGANFTDSDNSLLMISRVNIDGSVNGRFCKKINNAIDCKLNFNTYAKSDTRNMYEMSVEVNKPLHTYNFKSIWQGAWIFNATYTQLLTKKFQAGVDLTYIASNCASIGSFGLRYNHKNNVLTMQVVRQPNFKSPEFMLNQTHLYKIQYAKKISDRLSVGTELELTPQTKESAMRLGWDYSFRHAKVQGLIDTSGKISVFTQDYSGFGVSGYIDYLNNEYKFGFMMHISPSQEQPQQAPS